In the genome of Vibrio ziniensis, the window GAATAGTATTTCGCACTATAAGGGATGCTAATTTCTGCACTATGATCTCGAGACAGAAGTTTGAATCCTAGCTCAGTTGAGGTGTTGTTTGAAATAATCCAACCTCGATTAGTTGCTGCGGTAATAATTGCTGCTTTAACTTGTTCACTTTGAAGATTATAAGCGACTGGGGTATTCTCAACATTCATTACAGGCTGAACTCGCCCACAACCAACTAGAAGAACCGCTAACAGGATAGAGACCGTATATTTTATTGCTTTCATAGCATTTCCTTGCTTTGATTAGGGAATAAAGATAAACAAGCATAGTATTCAGCTCACCAAAAAACAAATCAATATCTTATGTCAAATCAATTGCAATTAATCTCATTTAACATCGATTCTTGGTCAGCTAATAGTTTAGGCCTAAATGATCTAAGCTCTTGGGAACAATGGTCCCAAAACCATATGTGGCCAGATAATACAACGATAGAAGCAAGCGCCATTCCTGCGATGATGCGTCGCCGAATGAGTTCACTAAGTAAACTCGCCGTACAAACAGCCATAACACTTATGCAAGAACAGCCAATTGATTACTTGGTTTTTTCAAGCCGTCATGGTGAACTACATCGAAGTACAGAACTCATCAAAAGCATTATTTTGGGAGAAGAAGCATCACCGATGAACTTTTCTCAATCAGTCCATAATACCGCAGCTGGATTATCCACAATAGCAACAAAGCAGGCTATTCCAGTAACTTCTATTTCATCAGCTGAGAATACATTTCATAGTGCTCTGATCGAAGCTTGGCTCTATTTAAAACAATACCCAAAAGCAAAGGTATTGTTAGTAGACTTTGATGAACCATTACCCACAGATTATTCTGAATATGAAGATAAACAGTTCAAAGGTTACGCTTTAGGGCTTGTTTTGTCCGCTGGCAATACATGGCAAGTTGCACAAAGTCCAAAAACAGATACTATCAGTCCCCTTCCGCAAGCTCTGAACTTTTTGACGTACTATTTACGCAAAGATTCAAGCTGGTTAATTGCGAGTAAAAAGGGATCATGGGAATGGCAACGGGCATGAATGCTGTGAACAAATATTGGCGAGTATTTGCTACTGGATTTTGTTTTACAATTTTTGGCATAGGTGGTTTAACACTTAGCTTCATTATTATTCCTTTGATTAGGCTTTCGACAAAAAATACGATTCAACGAGAATATCGAGTACAAAACGTCATTCGATTCACATTCAATCTATTTTGCCGATTAATGAAATTTACCGGTGCTATTGACTACCGCATTGATGGATCAGATATTCTCGCTAATGATAAAAACTGTCTCATCGTGGCTAACCACCCTAGCCTTATCGATTACGTGTTAGTGGCTTCGCAACTCAAGCAATGTGACTGTTTAGTTAAAGCGGCTATTTGGTCAAATCCATTTATGAAGCACATTGTCAAAGCGGCAGGCTATATTCCCAATGAGACACCTGACGACCTGCTTGATTTATGCGAAACGCGTTTTGAACGAGACAATGTTTTATTGGTGTTCCCAGAAGGAACTCGAACTACACCAGGAATGGAACCTAAACTGCAACGTGGCGCAGCCCAAATTGCCATTCGTACCCAAAGAGATTTGCGAGTCATACATATTACAGTTTCACCTAGCTTTCTAACAAAAGAAAAAAAATGGTATCAAGTTCCCGATACCAGACCTTTTTTCCATGTTGAAGTTAAGGATAAAGTTGAGGTTCTGCCCTTTATAGAGCAAACTAACAATCCAACTTCAGCGGCAAGAAGGCTTAATAGCTATCTTGCGAAAGCAATTTTTCCAACATTAAATAATAACTAAGTAGGTTCACGTGGAAGTACTACATAACGAAATTAAGCAGTTGATCATCGACGCACTAAACCTTGAAGATATCTCTATTGAAGAGATTGAAACCGATGCGCCATTATTTGGTGACGGACTTGGCTTAGATTCTATAGATGCGCTTGAACTTGGCTTGGCCATTAAAAAGAAATATAACGTTGTCATCGATGCTGATGATTCAAATACGCGCCAACACTTTTCATCAGTGGCTAACTTAGCCGCGTATATTTCATCTCAAACTGGCAACTAATTTGTAGACAACGATTATGACAGAATTAAATAAGCAACAGGTTTTTGACCAAGTTAAAGATGCATTGGTTGAGCTATTCGAAATCGATGAAGCCGACATTCAACCTGAAGCGCATCTGTATCAAGACCTTGATCTTGATAGTATTGATGCCGTTGATCTAGTCGTTCACCTTCAGAACGTAACTGGTAAAAAAATCAAGCCAGAAGAGTTCAAAATGGTACGCACTGTCGATGATGTTGTTGAATCAGTTCTTGAGCTGCTGAAGGAAGCCTAATGCGCCATTTGCTGACAGGATTGTCTGTAGTCGTCCTGCTCGCTTATCCATTTGCTATATACTTCGGTATCGAGAAATTTGGGCTTAGTATTTTAGGTGGAATCCTTGCTGTCTTCTTTGTATTACGAATTTTCACAGCAGGTCAAACCAAACTAAAAGAATTTAAACAGCTCGCAATTATAAGTGGTCTTGTCGGGATCACTTTAATTGTTCTAGGTGTACTTTTTCGCAGCAACGGTTGGCTACTGTTTTACCCTGTAGTTGTAAATGCATGTATGCTGATGGTCTTCGCCAGCAGTTTAAAGCAACCTCAGACTATCATCGAGAGACTGGCAAGACTTCAAGAGCCAGATCTCCCGAAAAGTGGTGTTCAATACACAAGAAAAGTGACGCAGGTTTGGTGTCTATTTTTCTTATTCAACGGAATTACAGCGCTCTACACCTGTTTCTTACCTATAGAAATTTGGACGTTTTATAACGGACTCATTAGCTACATCCTAATTGGCGCTTTGTTCGCTATCGAATGGGTGGTGCGTCAAATTGTTCGCAAGGATTAAAAT includes:
- a CDS encoding beta-ketoacyl synthase chain length factor gives rise to the protein MSNQLQLISFNIDSWSANSLGLNDLSSWEQWSQNHMWPDNTTIEASAIPAMMRRRMSSLSKLAVQTAITLMQEQPIDYLVFSSRHGELHRSTELIKSIILGEEASPMNFSQSVHNTAAGLSTIATKQAIPVTSISSAENTFHSALIEAWLYLKQYPKAKVLLVDFDEPLPTDYSEYEDKQFKGYALGLVLSAGNTWQVAQSPKTDTISPLPQALNFLTYYLRKDSSWLIASKKGSWEWQRA
- a CDS encoding lysophospholipid acyltransferase family protein, producing the protein MNAVNKYWRVFATGFCFTIFGIGGLTLSFIIIPLIRLSTKNTIQREYRVQNVIRFTFNLFCRLMKFTGAIDYRIDGSDILANDKNCLIVANHPSLIDYVLVASQLKQCDCLVKAAIWSNPFMKHIVKAAGYIPNETPDDLLDLCETRFERDNVLLVFPEGTRTTPGMEPKLQRGAAQIAIRTQRDLRVIHITVSPSFLTKEKKWYQVPDTRPFFHVEVKDKVEVLPFIEQTNNPTSAARRLNSYLAKAIFPTLNNN
- a CDS encoding phosphopantetheine-binding protein, which produces MEVLHNEIKQLIIDALNLEDISIEEIETDAPLFGDGLGLDSIDALELGLAIKKKYNVVIDADDSNTRQHFSSVANLAAYISSQTGN
- a CDS encoding acyl carrier protein; translated protein: MTELNKQQVFDQVKDALVELFEIDEADIQPEAHLYQDLDLDSIDAVDLVVHLQNVTGKKIKPEEFKMVRTVDDVVESVLELLKEA